The Misgurnus anguillicaudatus chromosome 21, ASM2758022v2, whole genome shotgun sequence genome includes a window with the following:
- the LOC129453647 gene encoding uncharacterized protein, with product MEKLIHLILLFVLISIPGSFEVNLARKGTATQSSTTYAAQNAIDGVRYGATASSCSITGNEWSPWWRLDLLDYYEISTVVITTRSDCCLWETNGAEIRIGNSTENDGNDNPICAVTSGGQTISYSCGVMVGRYINVVMTGRTSTLSLCEVEVYDTENVAFSGIATLSSTYYIFVAQNAIDGVKYGPGEGAFCASTEYQYYPWWRLDLQYKYEISTVVITARSDGSAYQTNGAEIRIGNSLDNNGNNNPRCDVTSGFQAGQTISYSCNGMEGRYVNLVMTGYWSYLSFCEVEIYGKRHIKKKLLRLKFLSSVDAAAVSDQILNQLQSALSSLHISDFTLSWTRRPYKEKVTQHQKITGSCAKIPT from the exons ATGGAAAAACTCATTCATCTGATTTTACTTTTTG TTCTTATTTCCATTCCGGGTAGTTTTGAAG TGAATTTAGCACGTAAAGGAACAGCGACACAGTCATCCACAACATATGCGGCTCAAAACGCTATAGATGGTGTAAGATATGGGGCTACTGCATCATCCTGCTCCATTACTGGAAATGAATGGAGTCCATGGTGGAGGTTGGATCTCTTGGATTATTATGAGATTAGTACAGTAGTCATCACTACTAGATCCGATTGTTGTCTTTGGGAAACCAATGGAGCAGAGATTCGTATTGGAAACTCCACTGAAAACGATGGAAACGACAATCCCAT ATGTGCTGTAACTTCAGGTGGTCAAACTATCAGTTACTCGTGTGGTGTAATGGTGGGACGTTATATAAATGTGGTCATGACTGGACGTACAtctactctctctctctgtgaggTTGAGGTTTATGATACAG AAAACGTGGCTTTCAGTGGAATAGCTACACTGTCATCCACATATTACATCTTTGTAGCTCAAAATGCCATAGATGGTGTAAAATATGGACCAGGTGAAGGTGCATTCTGCGCCTCTACAGAATATCAATATTACCCATGGTGGAGGTTGGATCTTCAGTATAAATATGAGATTAGTACAGTAGTCATCACTGCTAGATCAGACGGTTCTGCTTATCAAACCAATGGAGCAGAGATACGTATTGGAAACTCACTGGACAACAATGGAAACAACAATCCCAG ATGTGATGTAACTTCTGGATTTCAAGCTGGTCAAACTATCAGTTACTCGTGTAATGGGATGGAGGGACGCTATGTGAATCTGGTCATGACTGGATACTGGTCTTATCTCTCTTTTTGTGAAGTGGAGATCTATGGAAAAC gacatattaaaaaaaaacttttgagaCTGAAATTTCTCTCCAGTGTTGATGCAGCGGCTGTGAGTGATCAAATCCTCAACCAG CTGCAGTCTGCTCTGTCATCATTGCACATCTCTGATTTTACACTGTCCTGGACACGACGCCCTTATAAAGAGAAAGTGACACAGCATCAGAAAATTACAG GTTCTTGTGCTAAAATACCTACCTGA